One genomic region from Buteo buteo chromosome 12, bButBut1.hap1.1, whole genome shotgun sequence encodes:
- the AAK1 gene encoding AP2-associated protein kinase 1 isoform X11 — protein MKKFFDSRREQGGSGPGSGTSGGGGGSGGPGSGYIGRVFSIGRYQVTVDEVLAEGGFAIVFLVRTNNGMKCALKRMYVNNEYDLQVCKREIQIMRDLSGHKNIVGYIDSSINSVSSGDVWEVLILMDYCRGGQVVNLMNQRLQTGFTENEVLQIFCDTCEAVARLHQCKTPIIHRDLKVENILLHDRGHYVLCDFGSATNKFQNPQTEGVNAVEEEIKKYTTLSYRAPEMVNLYSGKLITTKADIWALGCLLYKLCYFTLPFGESQVAICDGNFTIPDNSRHSQDMHCLIRYMLEPDPDKRPDIYQVSYFAFKLAKKECPVQNVQNSPIPAKLPDPVKASEAAAKKSQPKARLTDPIPTTETSIAPRQRPKAGQTQPNPGILPIQPALTPRKRPTAQAAIQAQVAGPATLGSGQPSLPASVPQQKAAPQQAPAQPQAKQAPAPQQASQAQPQVPSTQPQATPQHQQQLFLKQQLLQQQQQQQQAAYYQQQQMMQAQQFPVMQQGAPAQQQLMQNYYQQQQQQQQQMMAQQAAMQQKTAVTAVQQKQQAPAPPQPQAQQSAAQPVQPQEQVMQAQMRQQQKPQTTPPTAVQGQKLGSLTPPSSPKTQRAGHRRILSDVTHSAVFGVPASKSTQLLQAAAAEASLNKSKSASTTPSGSPRTSQQNVYNPPDVSTWNPFDDDNFSKLTAEELLNKDFAKLGDGKAPEKMGSSTENLIPGFQPASSATQADAFGGSSFTAGSGDKLRESKNVGEKRCLRSVTVG, from the exons GAGGATTTGCTATAGTGTTTCTTGTGAGGACTAACAATGGAATGAAATGTGCCCTGAAGCGGATGTATGTCAATAATGAGTACGACTTGCAAGtctgcaaaagagaaatccaAATCATG CGGGATCTATCTGGCCACAAGAACATTGTTGGGTACATTGATTCCAGTATAAACTCAGTAAGCAGTGGTGATGTATGGGAAGTGCTGATACTAATGGATTACTGTCGAG GAGGTCAAGTGGTGAACCTCATGAACCAACGCCTGCAGACAGGGTTCACGGAGAATGAAGTCCTGCAGATCTTCTGCGACACCTGTGAAGCTGTAGCCAGGTTGCATCAGTGTAAAACTCCAATAATCCACAGGGATTTGAAG GTTGAAAACATCCTTCTGCACGATCGCGGGCACTATGTCCTGTGTGACTTTGGAAGTGCTACTAACAAATTCCAGAATCCTCAAACAGAAGGGGTGAATGCGGTAGAGGAGGAGATCAAAAA GTACACTACGTTATCCTATAGAGCACCAGAAATGGTCAACCTGTATAGTGGCAAACTTATTACTACAAAAGCAGACATATGG GCCCTTGGCTGTTTACTGTACAAGCTGTGTTACTTCACCTTGCCATTTGGGGAGAGTCAGGTGGCAATCTGTGATGGCAATTTCACCATTCCAGATAATTCTCGGCACTCGCAAGACATGCACTGCCTCATCC GGTATATGCTTGAGCCAGACCCAGATAAGAGACCTGATATTTATCAGGTCTCCTACTTTGCATTCAAACTGGCAAAGAAGGAATGCCCAGTCCAGAATGTCCAG AACTCTCCGATCCCCGCTAAACTCCCAGACCCGGTTAAAGCAAGTGAAGCTGCTGCAAAGAAGAGTCAACCAAAGGCCAG GCTGACAGATCCCATCCCTACGACAGAAACTTCCATAGCACCTCGCCAGAGACCTAAAGCAGGACAGACACAACCCAACCCTGGAATTTTACCCATTCAGCCAGCCTTGACGCCTAGGAAGAGACCCACGGCTCAAGCAGCCATTCAGGCACAAG TTGCAGGACCTGCTACCCTGGGCAGTGGTCAGCCTTCGCTACCTGCAAGTGTCCcccagcaaaaagcagcacctCAACAGGCTCCAGCACAGCCACAAGCCAAGCAGGCACCAGCTCCGCAGCAGGCCTCGCAGGCACAGCCCCAGGTCCCTTCTACTCAGCCACAAGCCACACCTCAGCATcaacagcagcttttcttgaagcagcagcttctgcaacagcagcagcagcagcagcaggctgcctattaccagcagcagcagatgatgCAAGCTCAGCAG TTCCCAGTGATGCAGCAAGGAGcgccagcacagcagcagctgatgcagAACTAttaccagcagcagcagcagcagcagcagcagatgatgGCCCAGCAGGCAGCAATGCAACAGAAGACAGCAGTAACAGCAGTTCAGCAAAAGCAACAAGCCCCAGCGCCACCGCAGCCCCAGGCCCAGCAAAGTGCAGCCCAGCCAGTGCAGCCACAGGAGCAAGTG ATGCAGGCACAAATGAGGCAACAGCAAAAACCTCAAACCACGCCCCCCACAGCAGTGCAAGGTCAGAAGCTGGGCTCTCTCACCCCTCCGTCCTCTCCCAAGACGCAGCGTGCGGGACACAGGAGGATTCTGAGCGATGTGACCCACAGTGCGGTTTTTGGGGTTCCAGCCAGCAAGTCTACCCAGCTTcttcaggcagctgctgctgaagccagTCTCAATAAGTCCAA ATCTGCTTCCACCACACCCTCGGGTTCCCCAAGGACCTCACAGCAGAATGTCTATAACCCGCCTGATGTCTCCACGTGGAATCCGTTTGACGATGATAACTTCTCCAAACtcacagctgaggagctgctgaaCAAGGACTTTGCAAAGCTAGGTGATG GGAAAGCTCCGGAAAAGATGGGCAGTTCCACAGAGAACTTGATTCCAGGTTTCCAGCCGGCTTCATCTGCAACCCAGGCAGATGCATTTGGTGGCTCTTCCTTCACTGCTGGATCAG
- the AAK1 gene encoding AP2-associated protein kinase 1 isoform X12, protein MKKFFDSRREQGGSGPGSGTSGGGGGSGGPGSGYIGRVFSIGRYQVTVDEVLAEGGFAIVFLVRTNNGMKCALKRMYVNNEYDLQVCKREIQIMRDLSGHKNIVGYIDSSINSVSSGDVWEVLILMDYCRGGQVVNLMNQRLQTGFTENEVLQIFCDTCEAVARLHQCKTPIIHRDLKVENILLHDRGHYVLCDFGSATNKFQNPQTEGVNAVEEEIKKYTTLSYRAPEMVNLYSGKLITTKADIWALGCLLYKLCYFTLPFGESQVAICDGNFTIPDNSRHSQDMHCLIRYMLEPDPDKRPDIYQVSYFAFKLAKKECPVQNVQNSPIPAKLPDPVKASEAAAKKSQPKARLTDPIPTTETSIAPRQRPKAGQTQPNPGILPIQPALTPRKRPTAQAAIQAQVAGPATLGSGQPSLPASVPQQKAAPQQAPAQPQAKQAPAPQQASQAQPQVPSTQPQATPQHQQQLFLKQQLLQQQQQQQQAAYYQQQQMMQAQQFPVMQQGAPAQQQLMQNYYQQQQQQQQQMMAQQAAMQQKTAVTAVQQKQQAPAPPQPQAQQSAAQPVQPQEQVMQAQMRQQQKPQTTPPTAVQGQKLGSLTPPSSPKTQRAGHRRILSDVTHSAVFGVPASKSTQLLQAAAAEASLNKSKSASTTPSGSPRTSQQNVYNPPDVSTWNPFDDDNFSKLTAEELLNKDFAKLGDGKAPEKMGSSTENLIPGFQPASSATQADAFGGSSFTAGSVMLP, encoded by the exons GAGGATTTGCTATAGTGTTTCTTGTGAGGACTAACAATGGAATGAAATGTGCCCTGAAGCGGATGTATGTCAATAATGAGTACGACTTGCAAGtctgcaaaagagaaatccaAATCATG CGGGATCTATCTGGCCACAAGAACATTGTTGGGTACATTGATTCCAGTATAAACTCAGTAAGCAGTGGTGATGTATGGGAAGTGCTGATACTAATGGATTACTGTCGAG GAGGTCAAGTGGTGAACCTCATGAACCAACGCCTGCAGACAGGGTTCACGGAGAATGAAGTCCTGCAGATCTTCTGCGACACCTGTGAAGCTGTAGCCAGGTTGCATCAGTGTAAAACTCCAATAATCCACAGGGATTTGAAG GTTGAAAACATCCTTCTGCACGATCGCGGGCACTATGTCCTGTGTGACTTTGGAAGTGCTACTAACAAATTCCAGAATCCTCAAACAGAAGGGGTGAATGCGGTAGAGGAGGAGATCAAAAA GTACACTACGTTATCCTATAGAGCACCAGAAATGGTCAACCTGTATAGTGGCAAACTTATTACTACAAAAGCAGACATATGG GCCCTTGGCTGTTTACTGTACAAGCTGTGTTACTTCACCTTGCCATTTGGGGAGAGTCAGGTGGCAATCTGTGATGGCAATTTCACCATTCCAGATAATTCTCGGCACTCGCAAGACATGCACTGCCTCATCC GGTATATGCTTGAGCCAGACCCAGATAAGAGACCTGATATTTATCAGGTCTCCTACTTTGCATTCAAACTGGCAAAGAAGGAATGCCCAGTCCAGAATGTCCAG AACTCTCCGATCCCCGCTAAACTCCCAGACCCGGTTAAAGCAAGTGAAGCTGCTGCAAAGAAGAGTCAACCAAAGGCCAG GCTGACAGATCCCATCCCTACGACAGAAACTTCCATAGCACCTCGCCAGAGACCTAAAGCAGGACAGACACAACCCAACCCTGGAATTTTACCCATTCAGCCAGCCTTGACGCCTAGGAAGAGACCCACGGCTCAAGCAGCCATTCAGGCACAAG TTGCAGGACCTGCTACCCTGGGCAGTGGTCAGCCTTCGCTACCTGCAAGTGTCCcccagcaaaaagcagcacctCAACAGGCTCCAGCACAGCCACAAGCCAAGCAGGCACCAGCTCCGCAGCAGGCCTCGCAGGCACAGCCCCAGGTCCCTTCTACTCAGCCACAAGCCACACCTCAGCATcaacagcagcttttcttgaagcagcagcttctgcaacagcagcagcagcagcagcaggctgcctattaccagcagcagcagatgatgCAAGCTCAGCAG TTCCCAGTGATGCAGCAAGGAGcgccagcacagcagcagctgatgcagAACTAttaccagcagcagcagcagcagcagcagcagatgatgGCCCAGCAGGCAGCAATGCAACAGAAGACAGCAGTAACAGCAGTTCAGCAAAAGCAACAAGCCCCAGCGCCACCGCAGCCCCAGGCCCAGCAAAGTGCAGCCCAGCCAGTGCAGCCACAGGAGCAAGTG ATGCAGGCACAAATGAGGCAACAGCAAAAACCTCAAACCACGCCCCCCACAGCAGTGCAAGGTCAGAAGCTGGGCTCTCTCACCCCTCCGTCCTCTCCCAAGACGCAGCGTGCGGGACACAGGAGGATTCTGAGCGATGTGACCCACAGTGCGGTTTTTGGGGTTCCAGCCAGCAAGTCTACCCAGCTTcttcaggcagctgctgctgaagccagTCTCAATAAGTCCAA ATCTGCTTCCACCACACCCTCGGGTTCCCCAAGGACCTCACAGCAGAATGTCTATAACCCGCCTGATGTCTCCACGTGGAATCCGTTTGACGATGATAACTTCTCCAAACtcacagctgaggagctgctgaaCAAGGACTTTGCAAAGCTAGGTGATG GGAAAGCTCCGGAAAAGATGGGCAGTTCCACAGAGAACTTGATTCCAGGTTTCCAGCCGGCTTCATCTGCAACCCAGGCAGATGCATTTGGTGGCTCTTCCTTCACTGCTGGATCAG